From a single Eretmochelys imbricata isolate rEreImb1 chromosome 13, rEreImb1.hap1, whole genome shotgun sequence genomic region:
- the LOC144273523 gene encoding olfactory receptor 10C1-like yields the protein MRKNTSMTEFVILGFSDHPDMNPVLFLVFLCIYIITVLGNIIIIIIISVDPVLHIPMYFFLRTLSFLEICYTSVTLPKILANLVSESKTMPFASCAIQMYFFLFFGVTECFLLASMAYDRYSAICNPLHYTAIMNKRVCIQLTGGSYICGTLAAMGHTTFVFTLPFCGSNVINHFFCEIQPVLKLVCGDTSWIEILIILGAAFVLMMPFMLILVSYICIISTILKIRSTEGRRRAFSTCSSHLIVVTMFYGTALIMYVRPKSSFSPDVNKLLSLFYSVVTPILNPIIYSLRNKEMKGALRKTGMKIFHPEK from the coding sequence atgagaaaaaacaCCTCTATGACTGAGTTTGTCATACTGGGCTTCTCTGATCATCCAGACATGAATCCTGTTTTATTCTTGGTATTTCTATGTATCTACATCATCACAGTGCTGGGcaacatcatcatcattatcatcataaGTGTGGATCCTGTTCTTCACATCCCTATGTATTTCTTCCTCAGGACCTTGTCTTTTCTGGAGATCTGTTACACATCAGTCACTCTACCCAAGATACTGGCCAACCTGGTCTCAGAGAGTAAAACCATGCCCTTTGCCAGCTGTGCTATACAGATGTATTTCTTTCTATTCTTCGGTGTTACTGAATGCTTCCTGCTTGCTTCTATGGCATATGATCGCTACAGTGCTATATGCAACCCACTACATTACACTGCCATCATGAATAAGAGGGTTTGCATCCAGCTGACAGGTGGCTCATATATCTGTGGCACCTTGGCAGCCATGGGGCACACAACTTTTGTCTTCACACTTCCTTTTTGTGGATCCAATGTAATCAATCACTTCTTTTGTGAGATCCAGCCAGTGTTGAAGCTGGTGTGCGGGGACACCTCTTGGATCGAGATCCTGATAATTTTGGGTGCTGCCTTCGTCCTCATGATGCCTTTCATGCTGATCCTGGTGTCCTACATCTgtatcatctccaccatccttAAAATTAGGTCCACTGAAGGCAGGCGCagagccttctccacctgctcctcacacctcattgtggtgacaatgTTCTATGGGACAGCCCTTATCATGTACGTACGCCCCAAGTCCAGCTTCTCTCCAGATGTGAACAAGTTACTCTCTCTGTTCTACTCAGTGGTGACTCCAATCTTGAACCCCATTATCTACAGCCTCAGGAACAAGGAGATGAAAGGTGCTTTGAGGAAAACAGGGATGAAGATATTTCATCCAGAAAAATAG
- the LOC144273428 gene encoding olfactory receptor 10C1-like yields MRNDTSVAKFVLLGFSNHPDTNLILFMVFLCIYIITVLGNILIIIIINVDPALHTPMYFFLRNLSFLEVCYTSVTLPKMLANLLSEDKTISFVGCAVQMYFFLFFAVTECFLLASMAFDRYSAICNPLRYTAIMDKRVCIQLALSSWICGILVALGHTIFVFTLPFCGSQVINHFFCEIQPVLKLVCRDTYWNEIQIIVAAAFVLMMPFMMILVSYICIISTILKMQSAEGRRRAFSTCSSHLIVVTLFYGTALIMYVRPKSSFSPDVNKLLSLFYSVVTPILNPIIYSLRNKEVKDALRKTGMKIFHPQK; encoded by the coding sequence ATGAGAAATGACACCTCCGTGGCCAAATTTGTCCTGCTGGGGTTCTCTAACCACCCAGACACGAATCTCATTCTCTTCATGGTGTTTCTATGCATTTACATCATCACAGTGCTGGGCAacatcctcatcatcatcatcataaatgTCGATCCAGCCCTTCACACGCCTATGTATTTCTTCCTCAGGAACTTGTCCTTCCTGGAGGTCTGCTACACCTCGGTCACCCTGCCCAAGATGCTGGCCAACCTCCTCTCAGAAGACAAAACCATATCGTTTGTTGGCTGTGCAGTACAGATGTATTTCTTTCTATTCTTTGCTGTTACTGAGTGCTTTCTCCTTGCATCTATGGCATTTGACCGCTACAGTGCCATATGCAACCCTCTGCGCTACACGGCTATCATGGACAAGAGGGTTTGCATCCAGCTGGCTTTGAGCTCATGGATCTGTGGCATCCTGGTGGCCCTGGGGCACACAATATTTGTCTTCACACTTCCTTTTTGTGGGTCCCAGGTGATCAACCACTTCTTCTGTGAGATCCAGCCGGTGCTGAAGCTGGTGTGTAGGGACACCTATTGGAACGAGATCCAGATCATTGTGGCTGCTGCCTTCGTCCTCATGATGCCTTTCATGATGATCCTGGTATCCTACATCTgtatcatctccaccatcctgaaAATGCAGTCCGCCGAAGGCAGGCGCagagccttctccacctgctcctcacacctcattgtggtgacctTGTTCTATGGGACGGCCCTTATCATGTACGTGCGCCCCAAGTCCAGCTTCTCTCCAGATGTGAACAAGTTACTCTCTCTGTTCTACTCAGTGGTGACTCCGATCTTGAACCCTATCATCTACAGTCTCAGAAACAAGGAGGTGAAAGATGCCTTGAGGAAAACAGGGATGAAAATATTCCATCCACAAAAATAG